From a single Nicotiana tomentosiformis chromosome 2, ASM39032v3, whole genome shotgun sequence genomic region:
- the LOC104096924 gene encoding uncharacterized protein, with amino-acid sequence MGERNAQADKELLGPKEAIGIINQREKEQILAESSINRGEPIEVRYKESHNGSAHQGNGNFFTRFSKLDFSQFSGVDLRTWLYKVDQYFSMDDVMFEQRVKVASIHMDGDVIAWHRSYVKSRTSTIDLSWTEYVLALNKRFGDNFEDLMEALKTISQTDGVKEYQAEFDTLLTAVNLTTKNAISYFPGGLKSELNKAVKTQAPRTLMQAYKIVRL; translated from the coding sequence ATGGGTGAGAGGAATGCGCAAGCTGATAAGGAATTGCTAGGCCCTaaggaagctattggaatcatcaatcAAAGGGAAAAAGAACAAATTTTAGCCGAGTCTTCGATTAACAGAGGGGAACCAATAGAGGTCAGATACAAGGAATCACACAATGGTTCTGCTCATCAAGGAAATGGGAACTTCTTTACTCGATTCTCAAAACTAGATTTTTCTCAATTTTCTGGTGTAGATTTGCGTACATGGCTGTATAAAGTTGATCAATACTTTTCTATGGATGATGTTATGTTTGAACAAAGGGTGAAAGTGGCATCTATTCACATGGATGGTGATGTTATTGCTTGGCATAGATCTTATGTGAAATCTAGAACTTCCACTATAGACTTATCATGGACTGAATATGTACTAGCTTTAAATAAAAGATTTGGGGATAATTTTGAGGATCTTATGGAGGCTTTGAAGACTATAAGTCAAACTGATGGGGTTAAGGAATATCAAGCAGAATTTGACACATTATTAACTGCTGTTAATTTGACAACTAAGAATGCTATTAGTTATTTTCCAGGGGGACTTAAATCAGAACTGAATAAAGCTGTTAAAACTCAAGCACCAAGAACtttaatgcaagcctataagattGTCAGATTATAG